One genomic region from Sulfolobales archaeon encodes:
- a CDS encoding type II glyceraldehyde-3-phosphate dehydrogenase, translating to MSVRVAINGFGTIGKRVADAVAKQGDMILVGIYKNRPNYEAYIAYRKGYPIYTSPERVGEFEKRGIPVRGTLEDLLGKVDVVIDTTPSKVGESYRPVYEKHGVKMIFQGGEKASIAEISFNALVNYDKAIGSRSVRVVSCNTTGLVRIIKAISNHYRVEKVRAYIVRRAADPKEIGRGPINAIVLDPPKIPSHHADDVKSVLGDMDIVTMAVAAPTTLMHVHMITMRLSENTTKQRILEILGETPRIATVSSDQSGITSTAEIIEVARDMGRPRGDIYENVVWEESIDVRGNEVSLIQAIHQEAIVIPENIDAIRAITGIERDWRRSIAKTDSSLGIVKTFAKP from the coding sequence ATGAGTGTGAGGGTAGCTATAAATGGCTTTGGAACCATTGGGAAGAGGGTTGCTGATGCTGTTGCGAAGCAAGGAGATATGATCCTCGTTGGTATATATAAGAATAGGCCTAACTACGAGGCATATATAGCATATAGAAAGGGCTATCCAATATATACAAGCCCTGAAAGGGTTGGAGAGTTTGAGAAGAGGGGCATACCTGTTAGGGGTACTCTCGAGGATCTCTTGGGCAAGGTTGATGTGGTTATAGATACAACACCCTCTAAGGTTGGTGAGAGCTATAGACCTGTCTACGAGAAACACGGGGTTAAGATGATCTTCCAGGGTGGTGAGAAGGCATCCATCGCGGAGATCAGCTTCAACGCCCTTGTCAACTATGATAAAGCCATAGGCTCGAGATCTGTGAGGGTTGTGAGCTGCAACACCACAGGCCTTGTGAGGATCATAAAGGCTATATCTAATCACTATAGGGTTGAGAAGGTGAGGGCATATATTGTGAGGAGGGCAGCAGATCCCAAGGAGATCGGTAGGGGTCCTATAAATGCGATAGTCCTAGACCCTCCCAAGATACCTAGCCACCATGCAGATGATGTGAAGAGCGTGCTCGGAGATATGGATATTGTTACAATGGCTGTCGCAGCCCCCACAACCCTTATGCATGTTCACATGATAACCATGAGGCTCTCTGAAAACACAACTAAACAGAGGATCCTAGAGATACTTGGGGAGACCCCTAGGATCGCAACAGTTAGCTCGGATCAGAGTGGGATAACATCTACAGCAGAGATTATAGAGGTTGCAAGGGATATGGGGAGGCCTAGGGGCGATATATATGAGAATGTGGTGTGGGAGGAGAGCATAGATGTTAGGGGGAACGAGGTAAGCCTGATCCAAGCGATACATCAGGAGGCGATTGTGATACCAGAGAATATAGATGCTATAAGGGCTATAACCGGTATTGAGAGGGATTGGAGGAGAAGCATTGCAAAGACAGACTCAAGCCTCGGAATAGTCAAGACATTTGCTAAGCCATAG
- the pgk gene encoding phosphoglycerate kinase → MSYKILGFYGIGDIDLSSKKILLRLDLNSPIDPRSKRISDDSRIKAHAESVKKLIEMGASIVIIAHQGRPGDSDFTTLMEHCERLSKYTGYNIEYVDDIIGPYAIKRISSLEPGEAIMLENIRFLSEEMIEAPPEAQANRIYVRKLSKYFDIYVNDAFGASHRSQPSIVGFPVVMRGVAGPIMERELLELSKAFSEESRPRIFVLGGAKVQDTVKIIRNIVSRRAADAILLTGVISLVYHMALGTDLGDENRSFLSSKGYTQLLEDARETMGAGVPIILPRDYRVLRGEAVENLRVSDLKAGGRALDIGEETIEEYSRIMRGARVIVMRGPAGYIEDERFRAGTEALLREALSSRARVIIGGGHLGSMVPEDYDRSRVLVSTGGGALLTYLSGEPLPALEALRISARRWWG, encoded by the coding sequence TTGTCGTACAAGATCCTCGGATTCTATGGGATCGGAGATATAGATCTATCCTCTAAAAAGATCCTCTTAAGGCTTGATCTTAACTCCCCAATAGATCCTAGGTCTAAGAGGATATCAGATGATAGCAGGATAAAGGCCCATGCTGAGAGTGTTAAGAAGCTAATAGAGATGGGAGCTAGCATTGTTATTATAGCTCATCAGGGGAGGCCTGGGGATAGCGATTTCACAACTCTTATGGAGCATTGTGAGAGGCTATCTAAATACACAGGTTATAACATTGAGTATGTAGACGATATTATAGGACCATATGCTATAAAGAGGATCTCCTCTCTAGAGCCTGGCGAGGCTATAATGCTTGAGAACATCAGATTCCTCTCCGAGGAGATGATCGAGGCGCCTCCAGAGGCTCAGGCCAATAGGATCTATGTTAGAAAGCTCTCAAAATACTTCGATATATATGTTAACGATGCATTTGGAGCATCCCATAGATCTCAGCCCAGCATCGTGGGGTTCCCAGTTGTTATGAGGGGTGTTGCTGGGCCTATAATGGAGAGGGAGCTCTTAGAGCTCTCAAAAGCCTTCTCCGAGGAGAGTAGACCCAGGATCTTCGTTCTAGGGGGTGCTAAGGTGCAGGATACAGTGAAAATTATAAGGAATATTGTTTCTAGAAGAGCTGCTGACGCTATACTCCTAACAGGGGTTATATCCCTTGTCTATCACATGGCCTTGGGAACGGATCTAGGGGATGAGAATAGATCCTTCCTAAGCTCGAAAGGCTATACCCAGCTTCTAGAAGATGCTAGGGAGACCATGGGGGCTGGGGTGCCTATAATACTTCCAAGGGATTATAGGGTTCTCAGAGGGGAGGCTGTGGAGAACCTCAGGGTAAGCGATCTCAAGGCTGGTGGAAGAGCTCTCGATATAGGTGAGGAGACTATAGAGGAGTATAGCAGGATCATGAGGGGTGCTAGGGTAATAGTTATGAGGGGTCCCGCGGGATATATAGAGGATGAGAGGTTTAGAGCCGGTACTGAGGCCCTGCTTAGAGAGGCTCTCTCTTCAAGGGCTAGGGTTATAATTGGTGGGGGCCATCTAGGCTCTATGGTTCCAGAGGACTACGATAGATCCAGAGTTCTAGTCTCAACAGGTGGTGGTGCTTTGCTAACATATCTATCTGGAGAGCCTCTTCCAGCTCTTGAGGCGCTAAGGATCTCTGCTAGGAGGTGGTGGGGATGA
- a CDS encoding histidinol-phosphate transaminase — MRIHGGSVRARLDFSVNTNPLGPPEELYRVLRGICALEDMLKRYPDYSYRDLRRSLSEFYGVDEDSLLPLNGSSEGFTLALLAFRPRRVLSIEPTFGDHMLACRSLGIESIYIQYKERGDRFILNEEDLGDLESLCRDPYTMIYMSNPNNPTGSYIDIEKLYRALDRCRGYIVIDEAYAELCDICPLKPVEPPENMVILRSLTKWLSIPGLRLGFLYTSSKRVLRVFDDIRPPWNVNSIAECAISKLLAIYPAEMKNFIERSRVYIAGERGFLIESLRGAGVPKVYRSIANYILTWFGDKAEEILDELLERGISLRDCSSFKGLGKGYLRISVRGRRDNEELITVIRDLLRG; from the coding sequence ATGCGGATCCACGGTGGCTCGGTAAGGGCTAGGCTGGATTTCAGCGTGAACACAAATCCTCTGGGCCCGCCGGAGGAGCTCTACAGGGTTCTGAGAGGCATCTGTGCTCTAGAGGATATGTTGAAGAGATATCCCGACTATAGCTATAGAGATCTTAGGAGAAGCCTCTCCGAATTCTATGGGGTTGATGAGGATTCATTACTACCCCTTAACGGCTCTTCAGAGGGCTTCACACTAGCCCTGCTAGCTTTCAGGCCTAGGAGGGTCTTATCTATAGAGCCAACATTCGGAGATCACATGCTGGCCTGTAGATCTCTTGGTATTGAGAGCATCTATATACAGTATAAGGAGCGAGGGGATAGATTCATCCTGAATGAAGAAGATCTTGGGGATTTGGAGAGCCTCTGCAGAGATCCATATACTATGATATATATGAGCAATCCTAACAACCCAACAGGCTCTTATATAGATATAGAGAAGCTCTATAGAGCTCTGGATAGATGCAGAGGCTATATAGTCATAGATGAGGCATATGCAGAGCTCTGTGATATATGTCCACTAAAGCCTGTGGAGCCTCCGGAGAACATGGTGATCCTCAGATCACTTACGAAATGGCTCTCAATCCCTGGCTTAAGGCTTGGATTTCTATACACCTCGTCGAAAAGGGTTCTAAGGGTTTTTGATGATATAAGACCTCCCTGGAATGTTAATTCTATAGCTGAGTGCGCTATTTCAAAGCTACTAGCTATATACCCGGCTGAGATGAAGAACTTCATCGAGAGATCCAGGGTATATATAGCTGGGGAGAGGGGCTTCCTTATAGAGAGCCTTAGAGGAGCAGGGGTTCCGAAGGTCTATAGAAGTATTGCTAACTACATATTAACATGGTTTGGCGATAAAGCCGAGGAAATCCTAGATGAGCTGTTGGAGAGGGGGATTTCTCTTAGGGATTGCAGCTCCTTCAAAGGCTTGGGGAAGGGATATCTGAGGATCTCTGTGAGGGGGAGGAGGGATAATGAGGAGCTTATAACAGTTATTAGAGATCTATTGAGGGGCTAG
- a CDS encoding NTP transferase domain-containing protein encodes MERRRNRVSILVMAGGLSRRFGGPGKVFIDVCGKRLIDRVLEAVSGLGDVYIAVSPHTKAYSEDLCRIYRCIETSGKGYPWDLSEALSKLDKPVLVLPADLPFITPDAIESFLSRAFEAGEPVVTLRICREGSCEPIGISLITGDGTSWANIDYQYSEIFMDIDTPEDLARAEEICGSTVAR; translated from the coding sequence GTGGAGAGGCGGAGAAATAGAGTCTCGATCCTCGTGATGGCTGGAGGGCTTAGCAGGAGATTCGGAGGCCCTGGCAAAGTGTTTATAGATGTATGTGGTAAGAGGCTCATAGACAGGGTTTTAGAAGCTGTATCTGGGCTGGGAGATGTATATATAGCTGTGTCTCCCCATACTAAGGCCTATTCCGAGGATCTATGTAGGATATATAGATGCATAGAAACAAGTGGGAAGGGATATCCATGGGATCTTTCTGAGGCTCTTTCAAAGCTCGATAAACCCGTGCTTGTTCTACCAGCCGATCTTCCCTTCATAACACCAGATGCTATAGAATCTTTCCTCTCAAGAGCATTCGAGGCTGGAGAGCCTGTGGTCACCCTTAGAATATGTAGGGAAGGATCTTGTGAGCCTATAGGTATATCCCTCATAACCGGTGATGGAACTTCCTGGGCTAATATAGACTATCAATACTCAGAGATATTCATGGATATAGATACCCCGGAGGATCTTGCGAGGGCTGAGGAGATATGCGGATCCACGGTGGCTCGGTAA